In one Thermosipho ferrireducens genomic region, the following are encoded:
- a CDS encoding carbohydrate ABC transporter permease gives MKKKNVIIGIFVILPSIIAIAIFVYGFISWTVRVSFSNWNSFSKLLRGVYKFVGFRNYERLFQDTRFQTDLWNTLFFTIFFLFGAISLGILMAILIDKGLKGSKFFQNIFLFPMAISFVVTGTVWSWIFAPGTLPANPQGLNLLFQKLGLDNFMWGWYTSTYSLGKFNVALIAVIIAAVWQLAGYTMAMYLAGLRGIPNDIIEAAKVDGASEWKIFWKIKMPLLKPITLSALIILGHISLKIFDLVFAMTGSGPNFVTDVPAIYMFELTFRSNRYAMGSAIAIIMLLFVAIVIIPYLVSSMRGEK, from the coding sequence TTGAAAAAGAAAAACGTTATAATTGGCATTTTTGTGATTTTACCTTCTATAATAGCAATAGCAATTTTTGTATATGGGTTTATTTCGTGGACAGTTAGAGTTTCTTTTTCAAATTGGAATAGTTTTTCGAAGTTGCTAAGAGGTGTGTATAAATTTGTCGGCTTCAGAAATTACGAGCGGTTATTTCAAGACACCAGATTTCAAACTGATCTGTGGAATACTTTATTTTTTACAATTTTCTTTTTATTTGGTGCTATTAGTTTAGGGATTTTGATGGCTATTCTTATTGACAAAGGTCTTAAAGGTTCAAAGTTTTTTCAAAATATCTTTTTATTTCCCATGGCTATTTCTTTTGTTGTTACAGGTACAGTTTGGAGCTGGATTTTTGCCCCTGGTACGTTACCAGCAAATCCACAGGGATTAAATTTACTTTTTCAAAAATTAGGACTCGATAACTTTATGTGGGGCTGGTATACAAGCACTTATTCTCTGGGAAAGTTTAACGTTGCGCTTATCGCTGTTATAATTGCTGCAGTTTGGCAGCTTGCAGGTTATACTATGGCAATGTATCTTGCAGGGTTACGAGGAATTCCAAATGACATAATAGAAGCTGCTAAAGTTGATGGAGCAAGCGAATGGAAGATATTCTGGAAGATTAAAATGCCTTTATTGAAACCTATTACTTTAAGCGCGCTTATAATATTAGGTCACATTTCTCTGAAGATATTTGATCTTGTATTTGCCATGACAGGAAGTGGACCGAACTTTGTAACAGATGTTCCGGCCATATACATGTTTGAATTAACATTTAGAAGTAACAGATACGCTATGGGTTCTGCAATTGCGATAATAATGCTTTTGTTTGTAGCTATTGTTATTATTCCTTATCTGGTTTCAAGCATGAGAGGTGAGAAATAA
- the gltX gene encoding glutamate--tRNA ligase encodes MVRVRFAPSPTGYLHVGGARTALFNWLYAKKMKGKFILRIEDTDITRSTKESEKLIMDALKWLGLNWDEGPDLGGPYGPYRQSKRKEIYQKYAKKLIEMGKAYYEIYEPGNTEKPIKRTEQFPAEEIKNGYSVVIKFRVPPGTTSFRDLLKGEMVFENRYYDDFIIIKSNGYPTYNFAVVIDDYLMEITHVFRGEDHLSNTPKQIMIYDAFGWKIPEFMHIPLILGQDRSPLSKRHGATSVDHFRKEGTLRDALLNYLAILGWSTEEEIFKVAQKVEEFYPEKISNKGVIFDYKKLEWLSGQHLRKKDVEEVFKEFVEYLLFINEDMNLASDEYSRNVISICREKVNTYKQLLDISRPFFCDDYDYEEAYVEKFLNKEFSKKVLTTAYEYFSQLEDYSIENVEKVLRSIAKELELGTKKVFQTIRGAVTGKLVTPGLFETIHVLGKEKTLKRIKRTVHFMETLAEG; translated from the coding sequence TTGGTTAGAGTTAGGTTTGCGCCGAGTCCTACAGGGTATTTGCATGTTGGTGGAGCAAGAACTGCTCTCTTTAACTGGTTGTATGCAAAGAAAATGAAAGGTAAGTTCATATTAAGAATAGAAGATACTGATATTACTCGTTCAACTAAAGAATCAGAAAAATTAATTATGGACGCTTTAAAATGGCTGGGACTCAATTGGGACGAGGGGCCAGATTTGGGAGGACCTTATGGACCATATAGACAAAGTAAAAGAAAAGAGATATATCAAAAATATGCAAAAAAATTAATAGAGATGGGAAAGGCGTATTATGAGATATACGAACCAGGTAACACAGAGAAGCCAATTAAAAGAACAGAACAGTTCCCGGCAGAAGAAATTAAGAATGGATATTCGGTAGTTATAAAGTTTAGAGTTCCACCTGGAACAACATCTTTTCGAGACCTTTTAAAAGGTGAGATGGTGTTCGAAAATAGGTATTATGATGACTTTATTATTATTAAATCCAATGGGTATCCCACATACAATTTTGCTGTGGTTATAGACGATTATTTAATGGAAATAACTCATGTATTTAGAGGAGAAGATCATCTTTCAAATACTCCAAAACAAATAATGATTTATGATGCTTTTGGCTGGAAAATTCCTGAATTTATGCACATTCCTTTGATTCTTGGACAGGATCGTTCTCCGTTGAGCAAAAGACATGGTGCAACATCAGTTGATCATTTTAGAAAAGAAGGGACTTTAAGAGATGCTCTTTTGAATTATCTTGCTATTCTGGGATGGTCTACGGAAGAAGAAATATTTAAAGTTGCACAAAAAGTAGAAGAATTCTATCCCGAAAAAATTTCTAATAAAGGAGTTATATTTGATTACAAAAAACTGGAATGGTTGAGCGGTCAACATTTGCGAAAAAAGGACGTAGAAGAAGTTTTTAAGGAATTTGTTGAATACCTTTTGTTTATTAATGAAGATATGAATCTGGCGAGTGACGAGTATTCAAGAAATGTAATATCAATTTGTAGAGAAAAAGTTAATACATATAAACAACTTTTAGATATTTCTCGTCCGTTTTTCTGTGATGATTATGATTATGAAGAAGCTTACGTCGAAAAATTTCTAAATAAAGAATTCTCAAAAAAAGTGTTGACTACCGCTTATGAATATTTTTCACAACTTGAAGATTATTCCATAGAAAACGTAGAGAAAGTTTTACGTTCTATTGCAAAGGAGCTTGAGCTTGGAACAAAAAAAGTTTTTCAAACTATCAGGGGAGCAGTTACAGGAAAACTTGTTACTCCTGGATTATTTGAAACTATACATGTTTTAGGAAAAGAGAAAACACTTAAAAGAATTAAAAGAACTGTACATTTTATGGAAACTCTGGCTGAGGGATGA
- a CDS encoding carbohydrate ABC transporter permease: MKIREFFTYFLLAVIALFILIPIYVLLATTFKPLEEIGISDMWKLPANWSFSGFIKAFQKLGPNLKNSFYLTIPATIISAFLGSINGYVFSKVRFKYANLIFTLILFGMFIPYQSVLFPLIRFLQSIKLYGTIPGLILVHVVYGIPITTLIFRNYYSEVPDELVEAAYMDGAGFFKTYSKVLFPISIPAFVVVIIWQFTNIWNEFLFAVTVTSSPDKQPVTVALVNLAGSQVVEWNVQMAGALITALPTLVVYVLLGKYFIRGLLAGSVKG, encoded by the coding sequence ATGAAAATTAGAGAATTTTTTACTTACTTTCTCCTGGCTGTAATTGCACTTTTTATACTGATACCAATTTATGTTCTGCTTGCTACTACGTTTAAGCCTTTAGAGGAAATAGGAATTTCTGACATGTGGAAGCTACCTGCTAATTGGTCCTTTAGTGGTTTTATAAAGGCTTTTCAGAAACTCGGCCCAAATTTAAAGAATAGTTTTTATTTAACTATTCCAGCGACAATAATATCAGCTTTTCTTGGTTCAATAAATGGGTATGTTTTTTCAAAAGTGAGATTTAAATATGCTAATTTAATTTTTACATTGATATTATTCGGTATGTTTATACCTTATCAGAGTGTCCTTTTTCCACTTATCAGGTTTCTTCAAAGTATAAAACTTTACGGAACGATTCCTGGTTTGATACTCGTCCATGTAGTTTATGGGATACCAATAACTACACTTATATTTAGAAATTATTATAGTGAGGTACCAGATGAACTTGTGGAGGCTGCGTACATGGATGGTGCAGGCTTTTTTAAGACTTACTCTAAAGTATTGTTTCCAATTTCCATTCCCGCATTTGTTGTTGTGATAATATGGCAGTTTACAAATATCTGGAATGAGTTTTTATTCGCAGTTACAGTAACAAGTAGTCCTGACAAGCAGCCAGTGACAGTAGCTTTAGTAAATCTTGCTGGAAGTCAGGTGGTAGAGTGGAATGTTCAAATGGCTGGAGCGTTGATTACTGCACTGCCTACTCTCGTTGTTTATGTGTTACTTGGAAAATACTTTATAAGAGGCCTGTTAGCAGGTTCGGTGAAAGGATGA
- the ftcD gene encoding glutamate formimidoyltransferase, which produces MKLIESVPNFSEGRREEVVREIVDEASKYSNIKVLDWSMDYDHNRSVVTLVGEPEPLINALFDMTKKASELIDLRDHNGEHPRMGATDVIPLIPVMNTKMDECVELSKILGKRIAEELKIPVYLYEKSATKPERENLSNIRKGQFEGFFEKIKNPDWVPDFGPAEVHPTAGVTAVGAREYLIAFNVNLGTDRLEVAEKIARAVRHISGGFRYVKALGIELKDKGIVQVTMNLTNYKKSPIFRVFEVIKREAQRYGVPVLNSEIVGMVPLKAIVQTMAWYLQLDDFKEDRVIEKKILDTF; this is translated from the coding sequence ATGAAGCTTATAGAAAGTGTTCCTAATTTCAGTGAAGGTCGCAGAGAAGAAGTTGTAAGGGAGATAGTGGATGAAGCATCAAAATACAGTAATATAAAAGTGCTTGATTGGTCAATGGATTATGACCACAATAGATCTGTGGTTACACTTGTTGGAGAACCAGAACCGTTAATTAATGCTTTGTTTGATATGACGAAAAAAGCCTCTGAATTAATAGATTTACGTGACCATAATGGTGAACATCCAAGGATGGGTGCAACTGATGTGATCCCTCTTATTCCTGTTATGAATACAAAGATGGATGAGTGTGTGGAATTATCAAAAATATTGGGAAAACGTATAGCTGAAGAACTCAAAATTCCAGTGTATCTTTACGAAAAATCTGCGACAAAGCCTGAGAGGGAAAATCTTTCAAACATAAGAAAAGGTCAATTTGAAGGCTTTTTTGAAAAAATAAAAAATCCAGATTGGGTGCCGGATTTTGGACCAGCAGAAGTTCATCCCACAGCTGGTGTGACAGCGGTAGGTGCCAGAGAATACTTAATAGCATTTAATGTAAACCTTGGGACAGATAGACTGGAAGTCGCCGAAAAAATAGCCAGAGCAGTGAGACATATAAGCGGTGGATTTAGGTATGTTAAAGCGCTGGGCATAGAGTTAAAAGATAAAGGAATTGTTCAGGTAACTATGAACCTTACAAACTACAAAAAGAGTCCTATATTTAGAGTTTTTGAAGTTATTAAAAGGGAAGCCCAAAGATATGGTGTTCCTGTGTTAAATTCCGAGATAGTGGGAATGGTACCTTTGAAAGCTATTGTTCAAACAATGGCATGGTATTTACAACTTGACGATTTTAAAGAAGACAGAGTTATTGAAAAGAAAATCCTGGATACTTTCTGA
- a CDS encoding inositol monophosphatase family protein has protein sequence MDRLEITIKTVRKIGYYLMQFWGNVLSVDEKTSFYDLVTEHDKKAQDMMIKAIKDRYESDSIIAEEGINEYGKRLWIIDPIDGTINFIHGLPFFAISVAYLENEEPLFGVVHLPVFSETFIAIKNEGAYLNNIKLKILPKKSLSQTVGSSGYSPEFTGRLISKFENKVRRIRILGSAAISASYVGAGKFDFFIARKTNPWDIAAATLIVKEAGGEVVNFDGETPNILERGDFVFTNPGILDDVLKIVKNL, from the coding sequence ATGGATAGACTTGAAATAACAATAAAAACCGTGCGAAAAATCGGATATTATTTAATGCAGTTCTGGGGTAATGTTTTATCAGTTGATGAAAAGACAAGCTTTTATGATCTTGTGACAGAGCATGATAAAAAGGCACAAGACATGATGATAAAAGCTATAAAGGACAGGTATGAAAGTGATTCAATAATAGCGGAGGAAGGAATTAATGAGTATGGAAAAAGGCTGTGGATTATAGATCCAATAGATGGAACAATAAATTTTATTCATGGACTACCTTTTTTCGCCATTTCAGTTGCATATCTTGAAAATGAAGAGCCATTATTTGGGGTAGTTCATCTTCCTGTGTTTTCTGAGACATTTATTGCTATTAAAAATGAAGGGGCCTATTTAAATAATATAAAGTTAAAAATATTACCAAAAAAATCTTTAAGCCAGACTGTTGGAAGCAGCGGGTATTCTCCGGAATTTACCGGGAGACTTATTTCTAAATTTGAAAACAAGGTCAGGCGAATAAGAATACTGGGAAGCGCTGCAATATCAGCATCCTATGTGGGCGCCGGGAAATTTGATTTTTTCATTGCACGAAAAACAAATCCGTGGGATATTGCCGCAGCTACACTTATAGTAAAAGAAGCAGGGGGAGAAGTTGTTAATTTTGATGGTGAAACACCTAATATACTCGAAAGAGGTGACTTTGTGTTTACAAATCCTGGTATTCTTGATGATGTTTTAAAGATCGTGAAAAATCTTTAA
- a CDS encoding penicillin-binding transpeptidase domain-containing protein, with protein MRIKIIIVIFASMFLALVAVLFKIQVLNYDKHRAFIDSLQQHTKIITGLRGTIYDRNGEKLAWSKYIPYLYYRENFSFDEIKKVLGQEKFRNLVTSGKVALEPQEVFELEKLGYEISYQEERYYSGIAFHVVGYTSIDVKGLSGIEKIYEEKLKGKYGTELILTTPSGKIRQRILKVPPENGESITLTIDAKLQRYIEKNLEIVNNPGAVIVENVKTGEILAMASYPSIKEYPTNMDLYEWKKIIYDSRYPLLNRAVAGLYSPGSAIKPLIAITYLLEESTPATLNCTGTFNYVGSSGKVLGTYKDWLLSGHGETDLIKAIRVSCNVYFYNTALKLGINKIESVAKIFNIAGKTGIEINEKQGIFPDPAWKMKKYNQPWYPGDTIITGIGQGYILLTPLELLNFYVSIANNGIMPRPHLIKGSKPDYKTINLPQRIWKTIKEGLIEVTSVGGPLSERGTAYESFKDFPIPIAGKTGTAEVGGGKPPHSWFVGFAPVDNPEYAVIVLFENGGSGSEKAAPFARKIFDYLLLQK; from the coding sequence ATGAGGATAAAGATTATTATTGTAATATTTGCTTCAATGTTTTTAGCCCTTGTTGCTGTTTTGTTTAAAATTCAGGTTTTAAATTATGATAAACACAGGGCTTTTATTGATTCACTTCAACAGCATACTAAAATAATTACTGGACTTAGGGGAACCATTTACGATAGAAATGGAGAAAAACTGGCATGGAGTAAGTACATACCTTACTTATATTACAGAGAAAATTTTTCCTTTGATGAAATAAAAAAGGTTTTGGGACAGGAAAAATTTAGAAATTTAGTAACCAGCGGGAAGGTTGCTTTAGAGCCACAGGAAGTTTTTGAATTGGAGAAACTTGGATATGAAATTTCTTATCAGGAAGAACGTTATTATAGTGGAATAGCATTTCATGTGGTGGGATATACGTCGATTGATGTAAAAGGACTTTCAGGTATTGAAAAGATATATGAAGAAAAATTGAAAGGAAAATATGGTACAGAGTTAATATTAACCACACCTTCTGGAAAAATACGTCAGAGAATTTTAAAGGTTCCTCCTGAAAATGGCGAGAGTATAACTTTAACTATAGATGCAAAGCTTCAAAGATATATAGAAAAAAATCTGGAAATCGTTAATAATCCTGGGGCAGTTATTGTTGAAAATGTGAAAACTGGTGAAATTCTGGCAATGGCGTCCTATCCCTCAATTAAAGAGTATCCAACTAATATGGATTTGTACGAGTGGAAGAAGATAATATATGATAGCAGGTATCCTTTGTTAAATAGAGCTGTAGCTGGACTGTACTCTCCCGGGTCTGCCATAAAGCCACTTATAGCTATAACATATTTGCTTGAAGAAAGTACACCTGCAACTTTAAATTGTACGGGAACTTTTAATTACGTAGGATCTTCCGGCAAAGTCCTTGGAACATATAAAGATTGGCTCCTGTCCGGTCACGGCGAAACAGATCTGATAAAAGCTATAAGAGTTTCGTGTAACGTATATTTTTACAATACGGCGTTGAAACTTGGGATAAATAAAATTGAAAGTGTGGCTAAAATTTTCAACATAGCTGGAAAGACTGGTATAGAAATAAACGAAAAACAGGGAATATTTCCTGATCCTGCCTGGAAAATGAAGAAGTACAATCAACCATGGTATCCCGGGGATACGATAATTACCGGGATAGGGCAGGGATATATTCTATTAACACCTTTGGAACTTCTGAATTTTTATGTGTCAATAGCAAACAACGGAATTATGCCACGTCCACATTTAATAAAAGGATCAAAGCCAGACTATAAGACTATAAATTTGCCTCAGAGAATATGGAAAACTATCAAGGAAGGATTAATTGAGGTAACAAGTGTTGGAGGGCCATTGTCTGAACGCGGGACTGCGTATGAAAGTTTTAAAGATTTTCCCATACCAATAGCAGGAAAAACTGGAACGGCTGAGGTTGGTGGTGGGAAGCCACCACATTCCTGGTTTGTAGGATTTGCTCCCGTTGACAATCCAGAGTATGCGGTTATTGTACTTTTTGAAAATGGTGGAAGTGGTTCGGAAAAAGCTGCGCCGTTTGCAAGAAAAATATTTGATTACTTGCTCCTTCAAAAGTAA
- a CDS encoding nucleotidyltransferase family protein, with amino-acid sequence MKNLKEIKDVLEKHREDIREKYGVIILGIFGSFVRGEQSEESDIDILIEIEKPIGLKFFELWDELEKLLGCKVDLVRKKLLRKEIRNDILKEVIEI; translated from the coding sequence ATGAAAAACCTTAAAGAAATCAAAGATGTTCTTGAAAAGCACAGAGAAGATATAAGAGAAAAATACGGAGTGATTATCCTTGGTATCTTCGGCTCTTTTGTAAGAGGCGAGCAGAGTGAAGAGAGTGATATAGATATACTGATTGAAATCGAAAAACCTATAGGCTTGAAATTTTTCGAGCTCTGGGATGAACTTGAAAAACTTCTCGGATGTAAAGTTGACCTTGTAAGAAAAAAACTTTTAAGAAAAGAAATCAGGAACGATATTTTGAAGGAGGTCATTGAAATATGA
- a CDS encoding ROK family transcriptional regulator, which translates to MKRLHHGSLRENNRLLVLKTIFEAGEVSRTEISQITNLSPTTVSRMVKELMERGFVVESKKEASSLGRSRILLAPNSKAYKVLLFDVGVTFTTYAIGKFDKSIKILSRFKTPDTPDLFFKKVHKILETLPEIDAISMSFPGMVNMNTFEISYVPYLDWRKVSIKKFLRTDTPILMDNEANLAVFGEIHANSDMKTTLSAVYVVIREGVGTGLYLNGKVYRGPSFTAGEAGHTTIEFSESEKCRCGNRGCWENYASIYWPVRKFGPDKLAGDTILEKFHTLIEKPEAKKLINDYIKNISVGIANIVNILNPEVVILGGEALNFDDETIKRITKEVKQRALFEATESLKIVRSTFKGNPYLYGALLLAIEKNLFHITT; encoded by the coding sequence ATGAAAAGATTGCATCATGGAAGCTTAAGAGAAAACAACAGATTGTTAGTTTTGAAAACTATTTTTGAAGCGGGTGAAGTTTCAAGAACAGAGATTTCACAGATAACAAATCTGTCTCCTACTACTGTTTCACGTATGGTGAAAGAGCTGATGGAAAGAGGTTTTGTGGTTGAGAGTAAAAAAGAGGCTTCTTCTTTAGGTCGAAGCAGGATTCTTTTGGCGCCAAATAGCAAAGCCTATAAAGTTTTACTTTTTGATGTGGGTGTTACATTTACCACTTACGCTATTGGTAAATTTGATAAATCTATAAAAATTTTAAGTAGATTCAAAACGCCAGATACTCCTGATTTATTTTTTAAAAAAGTTCATAAAATTTTGGAAACACTTCCAGAAATTGATGCTATCTCCATGTCTTTTCCAGGGATGGTAAATATGAACACGTTTGAAATTTCTTATGTTCCGTATTTAGACTGGCGAAAAGTTTCAATAAAAAAATTCCTCCGCACAGATACTCCTATTTTGATGGATAACGAGGCTAATCTGGCAGTATTTGGAGAAATACATGCAAATTCGGATATGAAAACCACTTTATCTGCTGTTTATGTTGTGATTAGAGAAGGTGTAGGAACAGGCTTGTATTTAAATGGAAAAGTTTACAGGGGACCAAGCTTTACCGCTGGAGAGGCGGGACATACCACGATCGAATTTTCTGAGAGTGAAAAGTGTAGATGCGGCAACAGAGGCTGCTGGGAAAATTATGCTTCAATTTATTGGCCTGTGCGAAAATTTGGACCTGATAAACTTGCCGGGGATACGATACTGGAAAAATTTCATACTCTTATTGAAAAACCAGAAGCAAAAAAGCTTATAAATGATTACATAAAAAATATTTCGGTAGGAATAGCAAATATTGTGAATATTTTAAATCCGGAAGTTGTTATTCTGGGAGGAGAAGCACTAAATTTTGACGATGAAACAATTAAACGCATTACCAAAGAGGTTAAACAGCGAGCCCTTTTTGAAGCAACAGAAAGTTTAAAGATTGTGCGTTCTACGTTTAAAGGTAATCCGTATTTATATGGGGCATTGCTTCTTGCAATTGAGAAAAATCTGTTTCATATAACAACCTGA
- a CDS encoding translation initiation factor eIF-2B alpha/beta/delta subunit family protein: protein MNKFQVFAEFSRLNQEGSFDIAQWILNKIENCSFEKAKEIVKDLQHLKPEMGIISWIYSLLEKEVDITHIKKELEASLKNTIKNALEILNFEATITTISNSYTLFEFFKNIEKKLRIYILKSEPGGEGVVFAEKIRASTLHEVMLVNDSEMHIVVEKSDYILIGADSVLENGNIINKVGSKLLAIVANYYKKPFFVLADRTKFFEAKPKNSIFEIVPNGLITGIITS, encoded by the coding sequence ATGAACAAGTTTCAGGTGTTTGCTGAATTTTCCCGGCTTAACCAGGAAGGTTCATTTGATATAGCACAATGGATTTTAAACAAAATAGAAAATTGTTCCTTTGAAAAAGCAAAAGAAATTGTAAAAGATCTGCAGCATCTCAAGCCAGAAATGGGAATTATTAGCTGGATATATTCTCTGTTAGAAAAAGAAGTTGATATAACGCATATAAAAAAAGAACTGGAAGCTTCATTGAAAAACACCATAAAAAACGCCCTTGAGATATTAAATTTTGAAGCTACTATTACCACAATAAGTAATAGTTATACACTATTTGAGTTTTTTAAAAACATAGAAAAAAAGCTGAGAATATATATACTCAAATCTGAACCAGGTGGTGAAGGGGTTGTCTTTGCTGAAAAGATAAGAGCAAGTACTTTACACGAAGTTATGTTAGTAAATGATAGTGAAATGCATATAGTAGTGGAAAAAAGCGATTATATATTGATAGGTGCAGATAGTGTTCTTGAAAATGGAAATATTATTAATAAAGTAGGTTCAAAATTATTAGCTATTGTTGCTAACTATTATAAAAAGCCGTTTTTTGTACTTGCCGATAGAACAAAATTTTTTGAAGCTAAGCCAAAAAATAGCATATTTGAAATAGTTCCAAACGGTTTAATAACAGGTATAATAACTTCTTAA
- a CDS encoding HepT-like ribonuclease domain-containing protein, which yields MKRKASLYIKDIIDSITKIEEFVGNMNFKDFTTDDKTSSAVIRKLEIIGEATKQLPESIRNRFKEIPWPAMAKTRDKIIHFYHGVDYEIIWEIIKKDLPLLKSKLAKIYDLLLKEEHSK from the coding sequence ATGAAAAGAAAAGCCTCACTTTACATAAAAGATATAATAGATTCCATAACAAAAATTGAAGAATTCGTAGGCAACATGAATTTTAAAGATTTTACAACAGACGATAAGACTTCAAGTGCGGTAATTAGAAAACTTGAAATAATCGGTGAGGCGACAAAGCAATTACCTGAGTCAATTAGAAATAGATTCAAAGAAATTCCCTGGCCAGCTATGGCAAAAACCAGAGATAAAATAATACATTTTTATCATGGCGTAGATTACGAAATTATATGGGAAATAATAAAAAAAGACCTTCCTCTTTTAAAATCAAAACTCGCTAAAATATACGATTTATTACTAAAAGAAGAACATTCAAAATGA
- a CDS encoding ABC transporter substrate-binding protein encodes MKRFIIVLGIMFIAFGMVFAAENALEIFSWWTGGGEEEGLMALFKLFNQYYPDVKIINAAVAGGAGTNAKAVLKTRMLGGNPPDSFQVHAGMELTDTYVIPGLMEPITDLLKEVGAYDKFPKALIDIVSYKGEVYSVPVNVHRANVVFYNKEIAKKIGMTKEPTTWTEFLMYLDKAQKMGYVGIALGDKNKWTSLHLFESIMLAELGPEKYNKLWKGEASFNDPAIKRALSIMKDILKYVNADHSALTWQDATRMVFEGKAFSNMMGDWAEGYLKTLGWKPGKEFGWFALPGTQNAFMLVSDTFGLPKNAPHRENAIKWLKFLATVEAQDTFNPIKGSIPARVDADKSKYDVYLQWSMKDFSTKAISPSIIHGSAAPEAFATALMDAINKFVTEQDVNKTFKEILWIAEDNDYLID; translated from the coding sequence ATGAAACGGTTTATCATTGTTCTGGGTATTATGTTTATTGCCTTTGGAATGGTCTTTGCTGCAGAAAATGCTCTTGAGATATTTAGCTGGTGGACAGGCGGTGGTGAAGAAGAAGGTTTGATGGCATTGTTTAAACTCTTCAACCAGTATTATCCAGATGTAAAGATTATTAATGCGGCAGTTGCAGGTGGAGCTGGAACAAACGCAAAAGCAGTGCTTAAAACAAGAATGCTAGGGGGAAATCCTCCTGATTCATTCCAGGTTCACGCGGGTATGGAACTAACAGATACTTATGTTATTCCAGGATTAATGGAGCCAATCACAGATTTGTTAAAAGAAGTAGGTGCTTACGATAAGTTTCCAAAGGCCCTCATTGATATCGTAAGCTACAAAGGTGAAGTGTATTCTGTTCCAGTAAATGTTCACAGGGCAAATGTTGTGTTTTACAACAAAGAAATAGCTAAGAAAATAGGCATGACAAAAGAGCCAACAACATGGACTGAATTTTTGATGTACCTTGATAAGGCTCAAAAGATGGGATATGTAGGAATAGCCTTGGGAGATAAAAATAAATGGACATCACTTCATCTGTTTGAAAGCATAATGCTTGCAGAATTAGGTCCTGAAAAATACAACAAGCTCTGGAAAGGTGAAGCTTCATTTAACGATCCAGCTATAAAACGTGCGTTATCTATTATGAAAGATATTTTGAAATATGTAAACGCGGATCATTCTGCTTTGACATGGCAGGATGCAACGAGAATGGTTTTTGAAGGTAAAGCATTTTCCAATATGATGGGTGATTGGGCTGAAGGATATCTTAAAACACTTGGCTGGAAACCTGGAAAAGAGTTCGGATGGTTTGCACTTCCAGGAACACAAAATGCATTTATGCTTGTTTCCGATACATTTGGTCTTCCGAAAAATGCTCCTCACAGAGAAAATGCTATTAAATGGTTAAAATTCCTCGCTACAGTTGAAGCTCAGGATACATTTAATCCTATTAAAGGTTCAATTCCTGCAAGAGTTGATGCTGACAAAAGCAAATATGATGTTTACCTCCAATGGTCTATGAAAGATTTCTCAACAAAGGCGATTTCTCCTTCCATAATCCATGGTTCAGCTGCTCCTGAAGCCTTTGCTACAGCATTAATGGATGCAATAAACAAGTTTGTTACCGAGCAAGATGTTAATAAAACATTTAAGGAAATTCTCTGGATAGCAGAGGATAATGATTATCTTATAGACTAA